In Chiloscyllium plagiosum isolate BGI_BamShark_2017 chromosome 30, ASM401019v2, whole genome shotgun sequence, a genomic segment contains:
- the LOC122564955 gene encoding G-protein-signaling modulator 1-like isoform X2, whose translation MNVAKFSPEKKVNRDTSDEECFFDLLSRFQSNRMDDQRCTFEERQNGTAGSTSPPVSPLQDRISQPSLIASPQTEEFFDLIASSQSRRLDDQRASVGNLPGLRITHNNSQVVMGHLRPDGDPQEPGDEFFNMLMKCQSSRIDDQRCAPPSPGPRGPTVPDEDFFSLIQRVQAKRMDEQRVDLPLTREGLEQTRPSSS comes from the exons AAGGTAAACAGAGATACTTCAGATGAAGAATGCTTCTTTGATCTACTGAGCCGTTTCCAAAGTAATCGTATGGACGATCAGCGTTGTACATTTGAAGAGCGTCAAAATGGCACGGCAGGGAGTACATCGCCCCCTGTGTCTCCTCTGCAGGACAGAATAT CTCAGCCATCACTCATTGCATCCCCACAAACAGAGGAGTTTTTTGACTTGATAGCAAGTTCTCAGAGCCGCAGATTAGATGATCAACGAGCCAGCGTGGGCAACTTGCCTGGACTGAGGATCACGCACAACAACAGCCAGGTGGTGATGGGACATCTGCGACCTGATGGAGATCCTCAGGAACCCGGAGATGAGTTTTTCAACATGTTAATGAAATGTCAG TCATCCAGGATCGACGATCAGAGATGTGCACCTCCCAGCCCGGGACCAAGGGGACCCACTGTCCCCGATGAGGACTTCTTCAGCCTAATCCAGCGAGTGCAAGCCAAGCGCATGGATGAGCAGCGCGTCGACCTTCCTTTGACCCGTGAAGGTCTAGAACAGACCAGGCCTAGCTCCAGCTGA